Proteins from a single region of Sesamum indicum cultivar Zhongzhi No. 13 linkage group LG5, S_indicum_v1.0, whole genome shotgun sequence:
- the LOC105161926 gene encoding uncharacterized protein LOC105161926 isoform X3, whose amino-acid sequence MSIALGRSGSGGDHRIERPGFARSSIACASAIYSPAEEASEDRRFGAAQQLVSEDRSRSLSSSSTSSIGKNSDESAGGGDEEEVQSEYKGGPLDCLDALEEGLPIKKSISKFYCGKSKSFTSLSDAATCSSVKDIAKPENAYTRKRKTLLAFNNFLEKKRDNIPIGGISKRPTNSRSMLALAATMNCSETNSGETSNSNSSSPGCSLPPLPPRARRAMHCEHSSSPPSEKFSSWRSFSLSDLQGAAAVEASSPSTVGSWINNSNK is encoded by the exons ATGTCGATAGCCTTGGGGAGGAGTGGCTCCGGCGGGGATCATAGGATCGAACGCCCTGGATTTGCTCGGAGCAGTATAGCTTGTGCTTCGGCGATCTACAGCCCGGCGGAGGAGGCCTCGGAAGATCGAAGGTTCGGAGCGGCGCAGCAGCTGGTGTCGGAGGATCGAAGTCGGTCTTTGTCTTCGTCGTCCACTTCTTCAATAGGGAAAAACAGCGATGAGTCTGCGGGCGGCGGGGACGAGGAGGAGGTGCAGAGTGAGTATAAGGGAGGGCCGTTGGACTGTCTGGATGCTTTGGAGGAAGGTTTGCCGATAAA GAAAAGCATATCGAAGTTTTACTGTGGtaaatcaaaatcatttaCCAGTCTATCTGATGCGGCAACATGCTCTTCTGTTAAGGACATAGCTAAACCAGAAAATGCATACACAAGGAAACGCAAGACCCTGCTGgcttttaataactttttGGAAAAGAAACGTGATAATATTCCCATTGGTGGCATATCAAAGAGACCAACAAATTCTAGAAGCATGCTGGCTCTTGCTGCAACTATGAACTGCTCCGAGACCAATAGTGGTGAGACTTCTAACTCGAATTCATCGTCACCGGGTTGCAGCCTTCCTCCTTTGCCACCACGTGCAAGAAGAGCTATGCACTGCGAGCATTCCTCGTCTCCACCTTCTGAGAAGTTTTCTTCATGGCGGTCATTCTCCTTGTCTGATTTGCAAGGTGCTGCTGCTGTTGAAGCTTCAAGTCCCAGCACCGTTGGATCATGGATCAATAACAGCaacaaataa
- the LOC105162006 gene encoding serine/threonine-protein kinase RIPK yields the protein MAVNKKRKMKWQHRFRSCFKPDAPNPDQKKPVLKQPSFQGISLSDFSSSTLSEDLSISLAGSNLHVFTLQELKLITQNFSSTNFLGQGGFGPVHKGFIDDKMRPGLKAQPVAVKLLDLDGAQGHREWLTEVIFLGQLRHRNLVKLIGYCCEEEHRLLVYEYMPRGSLENQLFRRFSVSLPWSTRMKIALGAAKGLAFLHEAEKPVIYRDFKTSNILLDSDYTAKLSDFGLAKNGPEGDNTHVSTRIMGTHGYAAPEYIMTGHLTAASDVYSFGVVLLELLAGRKSVDKSRPHREQNLAEWARPMLKNPRKLSRVMDPRLEGQYSEIGAQKAAAIAHRCLSHRPKLRPTMSQVIKVLEPLKDLDDIQTGTFVLAVSPDGDSHKELKGHRNRPKCSRSSLVFNETGLD from the exons ATGGCTGTCAAcaagaagaggaagatgaaATGGCAGCACCGTTTTCGGAGCTGTTTCAAGCCCGACGCCCCGAACCCCGACCAGAAGAAGCCCGTCTTGAAGCAACCTTCGTTTCAGGGGATTTCGTTGTCGGATTTCAGCAGTTCCACGCTTTCGGAGGATCTGTCTATTTCCCTGGCCGGCTCCAATCTCCACGTCTTCACGCTTCAGGAGCTGAAGCTCATAACGCAGAACTTCTCGTCCACCAATTTTCTCGGTCAAGGCGGGTTCGGGCCTGTTCACAAGGGCTTCATTGATGATAAGATGAGGCCCGGCTTGAAGGCCCAGCCCGTGGCCGTCAAGCTCTTGGATTTGGATGGCGCGCAAGGCCATAGAGAATGGCTG ACTGAAGTGATATTTCTTGGTCAACTGAGACATAGAAATTTGGTGAAGTTGATTGGATACTGCTGTGAAGAAGAACACAGGCTTCTGGTATATGAATACATGCCCAGAGGCAGCCTGGAAAATCAACTCTTTAGAA gGTTTTCTGTTTCACTTCCATGGTCAACGCGAATGAAGATTGCTTTGGGAGCTGCAAAAGGGCTTGCCTTTCTGCACGAAGCTGAAAAACCTGTCATATACCGAGATTTTAAAACTTCCAACATTTTGCTGGACTCC GATTACACTGCCAAGCTCTCCGATTTTGGGCTTGCCAAGAACGGACCAGAAGGAGACAACACGCATGTTTCCACCCGCATCATGGGCACACACGGTTACGCTGCACCCGAATACATCATGACAG GTCATTTGACAGCAGCGAGCGATGTGTACAGCTTTGGAGTAGTACTCTTGGAGCTTCTAGCAGGCCGAAAATCGGTAGACAAAAGCCGGCCTCACAGAGAACAGAACCTGGCAGAGTGGGCGAGGCCAATGCTGAAGAACCCCCGGAAGCTAAGCCGAGTAATGGATCCAAGACTGGAAGGGCAGTACTCCGAAATAGGGGCTCAGAAGGCGGCAGCAATAGCCCATCGATGCTTAAGCCATCGTCCCAAACTCAGACCGACGATGAGCCAAGTGATCAAAGTCTTGGAGCCCTTGAAGGATCTTGATGACATTCAAACAGGCACGTTTGTGCTTGCAGTTTCCCCAGACGGTGACTCCCACAAGGAACTGAAAGGCCATAGGAACAGGCCCAAGTGCTCTAGATCTTCACTTGTTTTCAATGAAACTGGTCTAGATTAA
- the LOC105161928 gene encoding cysteine proteinase 3-like encodes MARTLLLVFGVLIAFFAGTQAGSEFLAEENPIRQVVDGLHELETSILRIVGESRRALSFARFAHRYGKRYENAEEIQRRFQVFSENLKMIRSHNKKGLSYTMGVNEFSDMTWEEFRKHRLGAAQNCSATTKGNHKLTDVALPELKDWRETGIVSPVKNQGHCGSCWTFSTTGALEAAYAQAFGKGISLSEQQLVDCAGAFNNFGCNGGLPSQAFEYIKYNGGLETEDAYPYTGKDGNCKYSSENAAVQVLDSVNITLGAEDELKHAVAFVRPVSVAFEVVNGFRAYKGGVYTSTKCGSSPMDVNHAVLAVGYGVENGIPYWLIKNSWGGDWGDNGYFKMEMGKNMCGVATCASYPVVA; translated from the exons ATGGCTCGTACTTTGCTCCTCGTCTTCGGAGTTTTGATCGCCTTCTTCGCCGGCACACAAGCCGGATCAGAGTTCCTCGCAGAGGAAAATCCGATCAGACAAGTCGTTGATGGTCTGCACGAGCTAGAGACGTCTATCCTCCGAATCGTCGGCGAGTCTCGGCGCGCTCTCTCCTTCGCTCGCTTTGCTCATAG GTACGGGAAGAGGTACGAGAACGCTGAGGAGATACAACGAAGGTTCCAGGTTTTCTCGGAGAATTTGAAGATGATCAGATCTCATAACAAGAAGGGGCTCTCTTACACTATGGGAGTTAATG AGTTTTCTGATATGACTTGGGAAGAGTTTCGTAAGCACAGGTTGGGAGCAGCTCAAAACTGCTCTGCTACCACAAAAGGCAACCACAAGCTCACTGATGTCGCCCTTCCTGAATTG AAAGACTGGAGGGAAACTGGCATAGTTAGCCCAGTCAAAAATCAAGGTCACTGTGGATCTTGCTGGACATTCAG CACAACTGGAGCACTTGAGGCAGCTTATGCACAAGCATTTGGTAAGGGTATTTCTCTATCTGAGCAGCAGCTTGTGGATTGTGCTGGAGCATTCAACAACTTTGGCTGCAATGGTGGACTGCCTTCTCAAGCCTTTGaatacatcaaatataatgGTGGGCTTGAAACTGAGGATGCATATCCATATACTGGAAAGGATGGCAATTGCAAATATTCATCCGAGAATGCTGCAGTCCAAGTGCTTGACTCGGTCAATATCACACTG GGTGCTGAGGATGAACTTAAGCATGCAGTAGCATTTGTTCGGCCAGTGAGTGTGGCCTTTGAGGTGGTTAATGGTTTTCGAGCATACAAAGGGGGGGTCTACACCAGCACAAAATGTGGCAGCTCCCCAATG GATGTGAACCACGCTGTTCTTGCTGTTGGATATGGCGTTGAAAACGGCATCCCATATTGGCTCATTAAAAACTCCTGGGGAGGTGACTGGGGTGACAATGGGTACTTTAAAATGGAGATGGGCAAGAACATGTGTG GCGTTGCCACTTGTGCATCATACCCGGTAGTTGCTTAA